One Natrinema halophilum genomic window carries:
- a CDS encoding PQQ-binding-like beta-propeller repeat protein translates to MRLFHRYNCNFTNCIICNVWITCRHVPVHVNSTNSDEYREPVSDRTSARRRVLQSIAGIGIASTVGAASVTGANATEIGAGDEIWRWDYPMEYVPNLMAADGTIYVGSVDDVTVYARDAATGDEKWTFSDSGRRVSTMELINGVLLVDNSPDLVALDAETGEEEWRLDRDYVATLLAVIDDTVLCEFDSTLYAVDVATGEEQWHFDADEISSTSDPRAADDIVFVSSKGVLYALDIATGEEAWRFEADDDVEWIRTPVVENTTAYTWSKGTLYAFDVETGTVEWQTDWQFDVIDSEVNPRMVVDGTLVIENYLGVEAPPTRHEEREIATYHRLSAVDAATGEMQWHYELEAEGDYHPEGTKFELHTETDGMLFLEHYAGTAKVSVVDVATGDETWTTEYDSEVDSAMVLGDLFIVNDGFEADISAVEAATGQKGWHFGDGSKDYTVTGSDGTVFVAGEDNVYALDAGPAGSGGGSEDESGTPSSDDSGNESAANSSEESGTGSDGGGDEIPGMGIPAAVSGLGGVGYLLRRRLERSEPDDETK, encoded by the coding sequence ATGAGGCTATTCCACCGATATAATTGTAATTTCACCAATTGTATTATCTGCAACGTATGGATAACCTGCCGTCACGTTCCAGTACACGTGAACAGTACAAATAGCGATGAGTATCGAGAACCAGTCAGTGATCGAACCTCCGCTCGACGACGCGTTCTCCAGAGCATAGCCGGTATCGGTATCGCATCGACCGTCGGTGCCGCGAGCGTGACCGGAGCAAACGCGACGGAAATCGGAGCCGGTGACGAGATATGGCGCTGGGACTACCCAATGGAATATGTGCCGAATCTGATGGCAGCTGACGGGACCATCTATGTGGGAAGCGTCGATGACGTTACCGTATATGCACGGGATGCAGCCACAGGTGATGAAAAGTGGACATTTTCTGACAGCGGGCGTCGCGTATCGACAATGGAACTCATCAACGGAGTTCTTCTCGTCGATAACTCACCCGACTTGGTCGCGTTGGATGCGGAGACAGGGGAAGAAGAGTGGCGCCTCGACCGAGATTACGTCGCGACCTTGCTGGCGGTGATAGATGACACGGTATTGTGCGAATTCGATAGTACCCTGTACGCGGTGGACGTCGCCACGGGGGAGGAACAGTGGCATTTCGACGCCGACGAGATCTCCTCGACATCGGACCCGCGGGCAGCAGACGACATCGTTTTCGTCTCGAGTAAGGGCGTTCTGTACGCGTTGGACATTGCGACGGGCGAGGAAGCGTGGCGCTTTGAGGCCGACGACGATGTCGAGTGGATACGGACGCCAGTAGTCGAGAATACCACCGCTTACACGTGGAGTAAGGGCACCCTGTACGCATTTGACGTGGAAACAGGAACGGTTGAATGGCAGACGGACTGGCAGTTCGACGTGATCGATTCCGAGGTTAACCCACGAATGGTGGTCGACGGGACCCTCGTTATCGAGAACTATCTCGGCGTCGAGGCCCCACCAACGCGGCACGAAGAGCGAGAGATAGCTACGTACCACAGGCTCTCCGCCGTCGATGCGGCCACGGGCGAAATGCAGTGGCACTACGAACTCGAAGCCGAAGGGGACTATCACCCAGAAGGGACAAAATTTGAACTCCATACGGAGACAGACGGGATGCTCTTTCTGGAGCATTACGCTGGCACGGCGAAGGTGAGCGTAGTAGATGTTGCCACGGGCGACGAAACATGGACTACTGAGTACGACTCCGAAGTTGATTCAGCGATGGTGCTTGGCGATCTCTTTATCGTGAACGATGGTTTCGAAGCGGACATATCTGCGGTCGAGGCTGCCACCGGTCAGAAGGGCTGGCACTTCGGCGACGGTAGCAAAGACTACACCGTGACAGGTTCGGACGGAACCGTTTTCGTCGCGGGTGAAGATAACGTGTACGCGCTCGATGCTGGCCCGGCCGGCTCGGGTGGGGGTTCCGAGGACGAGTCCGGAACTCCCTCGAGCGATGACTCCGGCAACGAGTCCGCTGCAAACTCGAGCGAGGAAAGCGGAACCGGATCCGACGGTGGCGGGGACGAGATACCCGGCATGGGGATCCCCGCCGCGGTGAGCGGTCTCGGCGGTGTCGGGTACCTGTTGCGCCGGCGTCTGGAACGCTCCGAACCCGACGACGAAACAAAGTAG
- a CDS encoding YkgJ family cysteine cluster protein, translating into MEVNCEGCAGCCMDWRPLLADASKSTGSSDGDDGGNGVEPNPERRHRRRREPSGGGNGRVPGRDPLDDDPNFVPLTRDEVRAFLEAGIADALTPRFWEARDESEGVDVDGRSIAAVAGRPAFFVGLRKPPKPVAPFDREEPRWLPTCVFLDPTTLQCRIHESELFPDECSAYPEYNLALEQQTECERVEDAVGGDRLLEASHDEPEGLLLGSQALGTKVFAHPQPGELEGVVDRTAAGTLGRRDRAEPIAVAAASSPGTLAISEHHYQRAKARVLDDEDPEAASENGSSWVGPAIRDWHRRYRDADEVVPSTDVADAVETARGASETPGWDDPE; encoded by the coding sequence ATGGAGGTGAACTGCGAGGGCTGTGCCGGCTGTTGCATGGACTGGCGACCGCTGCTGGCGGATGCCTCGAAATCGACCGGCTCGTCGGACGGCGACGACGGCGGCAACGGCGTCGAACCCAATCCCGAGCGCCGGCACCGGCGTCGGCGCGAGCCGTCGGGCGGCGGGAACGGGCGGGTCCCGGGACGGGACCCGCTCGACGACGATCCGAACTTCGTCCCGCTGACTCGCGACGAAGTGCGGGCGTTCCTCGAGGCAGGGATAGCCGACGCGCTCACCCCGCGGTTCTGGGAGGCTCGCGACGAGAGCGAAGGCGTCGACGTAGACGGACGCAGTATCGCAGCCGTCGCAGGTCGGCCGGCATTCTTCGTGGGCCTCCGGAAACCGCCGAAGCCGGTCGCCCCCTTCGACCGCGAGGAGCCGCGGTGGCTGCCGACCTGCGTTTTTCTCGACCCGACGACGTTGCAGTGTCGAATCCACGAGAGCGAACTCTTTCCCGACGAATGCAGCGCGTACCCCGAGTACAACCTCGCACTCGAGCAGCAAACCGAGTGTGAGCGCGTCGAGGATGCCGTCGGCGGAGATCGCTTGCTCGAGGCCAGTCACGACGAACCCGAGGGTCTGTTGCTCGGCTCGCAGGCGCTCGGGACGAAGGTGTTCGCCCATCCGCAACCGGGTGAGCTCGAGGGCGTCGTCGACCGGACCGCGGCGGGTACTCTCGGACGGCGGGATCGCGCCGAACCGATCGCGGTCGCCGCCGCCTCGAGTCCCGGCACGCTCGCTATTTCCGAACACCACTACCAGCGGGCGAAAGCGCGGGTGCTGGACGATGAAGACCCCGAAGCGGCGTCGGAAAACGGCAGCTCTTGGGTCGGGCCGGCGATACGCGACTGGCATCGGCGCTACCGAGACGCAGATGAGGTGGTGCCGTCGACGGACGTCGCCGATGCTGTAGAGACCGCACGCGGCGCATCCGAAACGCCGGGCTGGGACGATCCCGAGTGA
- a CDS encoding zinc-dependent alcohol dehydrogenase family protein: protein MRAAVLEEHAEPLSIEDVDAPDPAPTGAVVEVEACGVCRSDWHGWQGDWGWLGIETEPGQILGHEPAGRVVAVGDEVEGIAEGDHVAVPFNLGDGVCPQCQRGHSNTCENVMPLGFIEQAQGAFAEQVHVPVADHNLVKLPDDVSSVDMAGLGCRFMTSFHALAHRADVGAGDWVAVHGCGGVGLSAVHIADALGGNVVAVDLKDEKLEKARELGAVETVNAEDVENVPLEVKGITDGGAAIAMDALGIETTSQNSVQSLDTRGQHIQVGLTTQEEQGMVHLPTDAMVMGEIEFIGSLGMPVTRYDEIFRMVATGKLKPEAVVSETIGLEDVNDKLEAMTDFETVGIPVIDEF, encoded by the coding sequence ATGCGCGCAGCAGTCCTCGAGGAGCATGCGGAACCGCTATCGATCGAAGACGTCGACGCACCCGATCCGGCGCCGACCGGCGCGGTCGTCGAGGTCGAAGCCTGCGGCGTCTGTCGGAGCGACTGGCACGGCTGGCAGGGCGACTGGGGGTGGCTCGGTATCGAGACCGAGCCCGGCCAGATTCTCGGCCACGAACCCGCGGGTCGAGTCGTTGCCGTCGGCGACGAAGTCGAAGGAATCGCCGAGGGAGACCACGTCGCGGTCCCGTTCAATCTCGGCGACGGGGTCTGCCCCCAGTGTCAGCGGGGCCACTCCAACACCTGTGAGAACGTGATGCCGCTCGGGTTCATCGAACAGGCTCAGGGTGCGTTCGCCGAGCAGGTTCACGTCCCGGTCGCCGATCACAATCTCGTGAAACTCCCCGACGACGTCTCGTCGGTCGATATGGCCGGGCTCGGCTGTCGCTTCATGACGTCGTTCCACGCGCTGGCCCACCGCGCCGACGTCGGCGCGGGCGACTGGGTGGCGGTCCACGGCTGTGGCGGCGTCGGTCTCTCGGCGGTCCACATCGCCGACGCGCTGGGCGGCAACGTCGTCGCGGTCGACCTCAAAGACGAGAAACTCGAGAAGGCTCGCGAACTCGGGGCCGTCGAGACGGTCAACGCCGAGGACGTAGAGAACGTCCCACTCGAGGTGAAAGGGATCACCGACGGCGGGGCCGCCATCGCGATGGACGCCCTCGGAATCGAAACGACCAGCCAGAATTCCGTACAGAGCCTGGACACGCGCGGCCAGCACATCCAGGTCGGGCTTACGACCCAGGAAGAACAGGGCATGGTCCACCTGCCGACCGACGCGATGGTCATGGGTGAAATCGAGTTCATCGGCTCGCTCGGGATGCCGGTGACCCGCTACGACGAGATCTTCCGGATGGTCGCAACCGGGAAACTAAAACCCGAGGCAGTCGTCTCCGAAACGATCGGACTCGAGGACGTCAACGACAAGCTCGAGGCGATGACCGACTTCGAGACGGTCGGCATTCCGGTCATCGACGAGTTCTAG
- a CDS encoding DUF7342 family protein gives MSDRPGPPDATRQWDSDRTTFQRVYDLLVGTTEPASARQFAEWADCSENGARQALEQLVEMDIADSTGSRPALYRRNPSYFRWKRVETLAREHGANTLRARLEELISEDRKLQEKYDVPEPDAVVVADEPAENHDMLHDRWDDLTEWRTIRRDITILKRAIHRAESSKDGHVPSKT, from the coding sequence ATGTCGGATCGACCGGGACCGCCTGACGCTACCAGACAGTGGGATTCCGACCGGACGACGTTCCAGCGCGTCTACGATCTTCTCGTCGGCACCACGGAACCCGCATCCGCACGGCAGTTCGCGGAGTGGGCGGACTGTTCGGAGAACGGGGCTCGGCAAGCGCTCGAGCAACTCGTCGAAATGGATATCGCGGACTCAACGGGATCTCGTCCAGCGCTGTATCGGCGGAATCCGTCGTACTTCCGGTGGAAGCGCGTCGAGACGCTTGCACGCGAACACGGTGCAAATACGCTTCGCGCACGTCTGGAGGAACTCATCTCCGAGGACCGCAAACTCCAAGAGAAATACGACGTCCCCGAACCGGACGCTGTCGTCGTCGCAGATGAACCAGCTGAAAACCACGACATGCTTCACGACCGGTGGGACGACCTGACGGAATGGCGAACGATTCGGCGGGATATTACGATCCTGAAGCGGGCAATTCACCGCGCCGAGTCATCGAAGGACGGGCACGTGCCGTCGAAGACGTGA
- a CDS encoding DUF5784 family protein, whose translation MARPLRFRYSPQSWSDGRVQHDILQSLQSNIGARAATPWFKIGGDWQTHRFEMENGDVALFARTDDEAYWMGNTETPPSLWKTDKFGWQDVPYHVARWATRELTATLHEQDPWLADFPHLSWFFLPVFMSKDGRHSTRAFFREHAAGFPDADWRQTTRFFEKFLKTGVFDDYRHVMSGKLGTSDHVDPVRMSAAMAEFIAAKILTDASYDVVPEIEVTTGHSLDFRAKNDDTNVLVEVTRPQPPQNRTASGPVAAVRDTAETKTNGQLAAHGGGAVLFVDCSSFRDDAWAAVRGEQPDVRHRPAVVYRTRPNGRVEGYRKGAVPLELGDALEVVD comes from the coding sequence GTGGCACGGCCGCTACGCTTTCGATATTCGCCGCAGTCCTGGAGCGACGGGCGAGTGCAACACGATATCCTCCAATCGCTCCAATCGAACATCGGCGCTCGCGCTGCCACGCCGTGGTTCAAGATCGGCGGCGACTGGCAAACCCACCGCTTCGAAATGGAAAACGGTGACGTCGCTCTGTTTGCACGCACCGACGACGAAGCCTACTGGATGGGGAACACGGAAACGCCCCCCTCGCTGTGGAAGACCGATAAGTTCGGCTGGCAGGACGTTCCCTACCACGTGGCTCGGTGGGCAACGCGGGAACTGACCGCGACGCTTCACGAGCAAGACCCCTGGCTCGCCGATTTCCCCCATCTCTCGTGGTTCTTCCTGCCGGTTTTCATGTCCAAAGACGGCCGTCATTCGACGCGTGCATTCTTCCGCGAACACGCCGCCGGATTCCCCGACGCCGACTGGCGCCAGACGACCCGCTTCTTCGAGAAGTTCCTGAAAACCGGCGTCTTCGACGATTACCGACACGTCATGTCGGGCAAACTCGGGACGAGCGACCACGTCGATCCCGTCCGGATGAGCGCCGCGATGGCCGAATTCATCGCCGCGAAGATCCTCACCGACGCGAGCTACGACGTGGTCCCGGAGATCGAGGTCACGACCGGACATTCGCTCGACTTCCGGGCCAAAAACGACGACACGAACGTCCTCGTCGAAGTCACGCGCCCGCAACCGCCCCAGAACCGCACCGCCTCCGGCCCCGTAGCCGCCGTCCGTGACACGGCCGAAACCAAGACGAACGGCCAACTGGCCGCACACGGCGGCGGCGCCGTCCTGTTCGTCGACTGTTCGAGCTTTCGTGACGATGCCTGGGCCGCCGTCCGCGGCGAGCAACCCGACGTGCGCCACCGTCCAGCGGTCGTCTACCGCACCCGACCGAACGGCCGCGTCGAAGGCTACCGAAAGGGCGCGGTGCCCCTCGAGTTGGGCGACGCCCTCGAGGTAGTCGACTGA
- a CDS encoding DUF5786 family protein, with the protein MSMGAYDEDEHERREQQASTVDADFDDERTIYHGQVEYDSGDSAEDLLDQFEQIKSE; encoded by the coding sequence ATGTCAATGGGTGCCTATGATGAGGACGAACACGAGCGTCGCGAACAGCAGGCTTCAACTGTCGATGCGGATTTCGACGACGAACGAACGATCTATCACGGCCAGGTCGAGTACGACTCGGGCGACTCCGCAGAAGATCTTCTGGATCAGTTCGAGCAAATAAAGTCGGAGTAG
- the cas6 gene encoding CRISPR-associated endoribonuclease Cas6 translates to MAHLSARADTAYDNAYHHKLRGRLWRALEGTAYDGRHDSGEPPGFVMSNPFPPGDMRHGDERNLLVASHDEELLAHVAEDLLDDRELNIGEMPFHVEDVTSLEPDVGEPGTRGTLETGTGLLVRIPPWRCDEYGIDHPGGETAVFWQPEHTTRPLVEQLEANLDKKHRLFAHEHLPGPSDVDDELFDGYELIKTFAVPVTVTEGREMTYVLSKWRFDYTVRDDHHRRHLNLALDCGLGERNSLGLGFVNVADRTRPGETELEGENAFA, encoded by the coding sequence ATGGCTCACTTGTCTGCTCGAGCGGATACAGCCTACGACAACGCCTACCATCACAAACTTCGTGGACGATTGTGGCGTGCGCTCGAGGGGACTGCGTATGACGGCCGGCACGATTCCGGTGAGCCGCCGGGGTTCGTAATGTCGAACCCGTTTCCACCGGGGGATATGCGACACGGAGACGAGCGCAATCTGCTCGTCGCCTCGCATGATGAGGAACTTCTCGCGCACGTGGCCGAGGACCTCCTCGATGATCGTGAATTGAACATCGGCGAGATGCCGTTTCACGTCGAGGACGTGACCTCGCTCGAGCCTGACGTCGGCGAACCCGGAACCAGGGGAACGCTCGAGACTGGGACCGGACTGCTCGTTCGAATTCCGCCGTGGCGGTGCGATGAATACGGAATCGACCATCCCGGCGGGGAGACGGCGGTCTTCTGGCAACCCGAGCACACGACCCGGCCGCTCGTGGAACAACTCGAGGCGAACCTCGATAAGAAACATCGGCTGTTCGCACACGAGCATCTACCAGGTCCAAGTGATGTTGACGACGAGCTATTCGACGGCTATGAACTCATCAAGACGTTCGCCGTCCCAGTGACGGTAACCGAAGGGCGGGAGATGACGTACGTCTTGAGCAAGTGGCGGTTCGACTACACGGTCCGAGACGATCACCACCGGCGACACCTGAATCTCGCTCTCGATTGCGGGCTCGGGGAACGAAATTCGCTTGGACTGGGGTTCGTCAACGTCGCTGATCGGACACGACCCGGTGAGACGGAACTCGAGGGAGAGAATGCTTTCGCCTGA
- a CDS encoding PQQ-binding-like beta-propeller repeat protein, protein MQENGCGADGQQPIASGLHRRRFLQGTTGVGILAATGIGSGTSVASRETATPAKRWQREFPSPGPHHITAGDECVFASQSKTGSSDGEFVIALEVDTGDEAWRYDLGDQPIGSLTVANDTVFVRTDFSSHEENERGILLALDVSTGDEVWRLDPAATDGPISRMKVIDDVVCAETPPYSTQNLYAFDAETGEERWSMDEANYSFNDFSYHYDSRSQSTGGKVFVTKIGENYDTNEDDSLLAIDAATGEQVWESPHEFHFLYLFHDGTIYFGREGTLHALNATTGEEEWTVSQGYSVVPLTVADGTLFLQSTFLEETETDGEVERGRVHAVDLQTGNEQWQYGRIRPGLVTVSDGTVLLMEYDTVYGINESTGEEEWSTTRDGYIFTTLHSGQQNRTVNAPVVDDTLFVSSYKQSKSGFIVDAVDIQTGKTEQFVATDSPTTELTARNGTLFNGTETHLYALDVDSGSSENGGESGSGNSDSKSGDESSDSGTDGESGDSGSNTGDESSGSGDSGESGDSKSGAEENATDGGDAGSDTNSSGAADDGASDSSPNSGDDSDDSLRESSSDADDETPGMGIPAAVTSLGGIGYVLRRRLESDDS, encoded by the coding sequence ATGCAAGAAAACGGATGCGGCGCCGATGGCCAGCAGCCAATTGCGAGCGGGTTACACCGCCGGCGGTTCCTCCAGGGGACGACGGGTGTCGGTATTCTGGCAGCGACAGGCATCGGTAGCGGTACGTCGGTTGCTTCACGCGAGACAGCGACGCCTGCCAAACGCTGGCAACGAGAATTTCCGTCGCCTGGACCACACCATATTACGGCCGGTGACGAATGTGTCTTTGCGTCGCAATCGAAAACGGGGTCCTCGGATGGCGAATTCGTGATCGCACTGGAAGTTGACACCGGGGACGAAGCGTGGCGGTACGACCTTGGGGATCAGCCGATCGGGAGTTTGACCGTAGCGAACGATACGGTGTTCGTGAGGACCGATTTTTCCAGTCACGAAGAAAACGAACGGGGCATCTTGCTCGCACTGGATGTGAGTACGGGTGACGAAGTATGGCGACTCGACCCCGCTGCTACTGATGGCCCAATTTCCAGAATGAAGGTGATCGACGACGTCGTCTGCGCCGAAACCCCTCCGTACAGCACGCAGAACCTGTACGCGTTCGATGCTGAGACTGGCGAGGAGCGGTGGTCCATGGATGAGGCCAACTACAGTTTCAACGATTTCTCCTACCATTACGATTCTCGTTCACAGAGTACAGGTGGGAAGGTCTTCGTCACAAAAATCGGCGAAAATTACGACACAAACGAAGACGATTCACTGCTCGCCATCGATGCGGCCACGGGCGAGCAAGTATGGGAGTCACCTCACGAGTTCCACTTTCTCTACCTCTTCCATGACGGCACCATCTACTTCGGGAGGGAGGGTACCCTGCATGCCCTGAATGCGACAACGGGTGAAGAGGAATGGACAGTTAGTCAGGGGTACTCCGTTGTCCCGTTGACAGTTGCCGATGGGACCCTCTTTTTGCAGAGCACGTTTTTAGAGGAGACGGAGACTGATGGCGAGGTGGAACGGGGCAGGGTGCACGCGGTGGATCTTCAAACCGGCAACGAACAGTGGCAGTACGGTCGGATTCGTCCGGGTCTGGTCACGGTCTCTGACGGCACTGTCCTTCTGATGGAATACGACACCGTGTACGGGATCAACGAGTCCACGGGTGAGGAAGAATGGAGCACCACACGTGACGGTTACATCTTCACAACGCTCCATTCAGGACAACAAAATCGAACCGTCAATGCGCCGGTCGTAGACGACACGCTCTTTGTGTCGAGCTATAAACAATCGAAATCCGGGTTTATCGTAGACGCGGTGGACATACAGACCGGTAAGACGGAGCAATTCGTTGCCACAGACAGTCCCACTACTGAACTGACAGCCCGGAACGGGACACTCTTCAATGGAACCGAAACGCACCTGTACGCGCTGGACGTCGACAGTGGCTCGAGCGAAAATGGTGGTGAGTCCGGATCCGGCAACTCGGACTCGAAATCGGGAGACGAATCGTCGGATAGCGGAACCGATGGCGAATCAGGCGACTCGGGTTCGAACACGGGAGACGAATCGTCGGGTTCGGGAGACAGCGGTGAATCCGGCGATTCGAAATCCGGTGCCGAAGAGAACGCCACAGACGGTGGCGATGCGGGCTCCGACACCAATTCGTCGGGGGCTGCCGACGACGGGGCCTCCGATTCCTCGCCGAATTCGGGGGACGACTCCGACGATTCTTTGAGGGAGAGTTCGTCGGATGCCGATGACGAGACTCCCGGAATGGGGATTCCTGCGGCAGTAACGAGTCTCGGCGGTATCGGGTACGTATTGCGTCGGCGCCTCGAGTCGGACGATTCGTAA
- a CDS encoding DUF7561 family protein produces MSKDSCDGCGRTVTVSGGIANLWSFGRDAGTVGTAITLELEDGTSHLLCYPCLEAIPDYPTAEDVERLEQVDGESSTLGTR; encoded by the coding sequence ATGTCGAAGGATTCCTGTGACGGCTGCGGGCGAACGGTCACGGTTTCGGGCGGGATCGCCAACCTCTGGTCGTTCGGGAGGGACGCCGGCACCGTCGGGACCGCGATAACCCTCGAACTCGAGGACGGGACGTCACACCTGCTTTGCTATCCGTGTCTCGAAGCGATCCCCGATTACCCGACCGCCGAGGACGTCGAACGGCTCGAACAGGTCGACGGGGAGTCCTCCACACTCGGCACTCGGTGA
- the cas8b gene encoding type I-B CRISPR-associated protein Cas8b/Csh1 — protein sequence MLSPEGFRETYSEADLAEELPNSPIGSLRDLQYLYGKLYTLATTGGGEYAPYLTPDAADDLIDTEDSLIAVRVDVSNDQPRLATDNIGPIQLTRYTDGLVQQVSHCKYSAARGIDHSVTHQAGRNSDPEKLARYAKERLTAWAMDDVVQKVAGAHDDGWIIDQLAELAENEQVLESIEDGVIKSLGGESATALLTVQVRTEPNGEYRWPGEIDVFLEAMRERKLSKLVTKNKANDSSGDATDLVTGRPSRTVGTSEDPQNYYLGKQLEKFPGLDIEEAWRSHPISEDAAVTVMNAEAFVEACTYRTFGTKVYYLPYFFGRISPEKAYNLYGLLYRALSGDEDTTPIEDAYIKRRELDIDEADLRFYVSAVMPHQMSRYDVFGETLNGRLQYPRELAFTHNRLVENISAFNTQNDWTAPLPTNESWDLISTNNQRLHSVSTGWYFYQTFGERDDADADADDPRIEALVSVLGGEPIPVEILLGEYVDRIISEETDDEYDEFPSFLVASQFAQLCALADGDLGLLTTTDPSKEPITREPRYEEHTMDIPDSLATDGGYPAETKLESFIEDTPALTPLSGEESVTSERRGAFLLGALVGDIGSYQEYSEDRSTTLVDQYPVKSITRSRIKKITQETIAKTLTYTRQEKKGGKSYPGTKAEHIVDRLRETILDPDPDEWEIGTDDLRFYYALGITYGMNDHPDWNQTETDQQADLEEDY from the coding sequence ATGCTTTCGCCTGAGGGGTTTCGAGAGACATATTCCGAAGCGGATTTAGCAGAAGAGTTGCCGAATTCGCCGATTGGATCGCTGAGGGACCTGCAGTACCTCTACGGAAAACTCTACACGCTTGCAACCACGGGCGGCGGCGAATACGCGCCCTACCTTACACCGGATGCTGCGGACGACCTCATCGATACTGAGGACAGTTTGATCGCCGTCAGAGTCGATGTTTCGAATGACCAACCGCGATTGGCTACCGATAATATCGGCCCCATCCAGCTGACGCGATACACGGATGGACTGGTTCAGCAGGTTAGCCACTGCAAGTACTCCGCAGCGCGTGGGATCGACCACAGCGTTACCCATCAGGCTGGCCGAAATAGCGATCCCGAAAAACTTGCACGCTACGCGAAAGAACGGCTGACTGCGTGGGCAATGGATGACGTGGTGCAGAAAGTCGCCGGTGCCCACGATGATGGCTGGATTATCGATCAACTCGCTGAACTCGCGGAGAATGAGCAAGTTCTCGAGTCAATTGAGGACGGTGTGATAAAAAGTCTTGGCGGCGAATCGGCGACGGCACTCTTGACCGTTCAAGTGCGAACTGAACCAAATGGCGAGTATCGTTGGCCCGGTGAAATCGACGTCTTCCTTGAGGCGATGCGTGAACGAAAGCTTTCGAAACTTGTCACCAAAAACAAGGCAAACGATTCCTCGGGTGATGCGACCGATCTCGTCACGGGACGACCATCTCGAACGGTCGGTACCTCCGAAGATCCACAGAATTACTACCTCGGCAAACAGCTCGAGAAATTCCCGGGACTCGACATCGAAGAAGCGTGGCGATCACATCCAATTTCAGAGGATGCCGCAGTGACGGTGATGAATGCCGAGGCATTCGTCGAGGCCTGTACGTACCGGACATTTGGGACAAAAGTGTACTACCTTCCATACTTTTTCGGTCGCATATCGCCCGAGAAAGCGTACAACCTGTACGGACTACTCTATCGAGCATTGTCGGGTGACGAAGACACGACTCCGATCGAGGATGCGTATATTAAACGGCGTGAACTCGACATCGATGAGGCCGATCTCCGGTTCTACGTCTCCGCCGTGATGCCGCATCAGATGTCACGGTACGATGTCTTCGGCGAAACGCTAAATGGACGGCTCCAATATCCACGAGAACTTGCTTTCACTCACAATCGTCTTGTCGAGAACATCTCCGCATTCAACACTCAGAACGACTGGACGGCTCCGTTGCCGACGAACGAGTCATGGGATCTGATTTCGACTAATAACCAACGGCTCCATTCCGTCTCGACGGGCTGGTACTTTTATCAGACATTCGGCGAACGCGACGATGCTGACGCTGATGCCGACGACCCGCGGATCGAGGCGCTCGTCAGTGTGTTAGGCGGCGAGCCAATCCCCGTTGAGATACTCCTCGGGGAGTACGTCGATCGTATCATCAGCGAGGAAACCGACGACGAGTACGACGAATTCCCGTCGTTTCTGGTCGCGAGCCAGTTTGCCCAACTGTGCGCATTGGCCGACGGTGATCTCGGGTTATTGACAACGACCGATCCGAGTAAAGAACCAATCACACGAGAACCGCGCTACGAAGAACACACAATGGACATACCAGACAGCTTAGCTACCGACGGGGGCTACCCCGCCGAGACGAAACTTGAATCGTTCATCGAAGACACACCTGCGCTCACTCCCCTGTCCGGTGAAGAGTCGGTCACGAGTGAACGACGGGGCGCGTTCCTGTTAGGCGCGCTCGTAGGCGATATCGGGAGCTATCAGGAATACAGTGAAGATCGTTCGACGACACTGGTCGATCAATACCCAGTGAAGTCTATTACTCGGTCGCGGATCAAGAAGATAACCCAAGAAACGATCGCAAAGACGCTCACCTATACCCGCCAAGAGAAGAAGGGAGGGAAATCCTATCCCGGGACGAAAGCTGAGCACATTGTCGATCGGCTCCGCGAGACGATCCTCGATCCCGACCCAGATGAGTGGGAGATTGGTACCGACGATCTCCGGTTCTACTACGCACTTGGAATCACCTACGGCATGAACGATCATCCCGACTGGAACCAGACAGAGACCGACCAACAAGCAGACCTCGAGGAGGATTATTAA